Proteins encoded in a region of the Halodesulfovibrio marinisediminis DSM 17456 genome:
- a CDS encoding deoxyribonuclease IV, producing the protein MRYFGAHMSIAGGLDKAIERIMRVNGTALQIFSKNQRQWKSKPLEQKQIDAFIGACKDWGDYPIAAHDSYLINLGSPKEEGVEKSVAAFSHELERAEQLNIPYVVMHPGAHLGSNVDEALERVAKNLDRAFYDSRTERVMVLLENTAGQGTTLGRSFDELAVVIQHSRNADRLGVCVDTCHAYAAGYDLTTDEGYAATFAEFESTVGLSRLKFMHVNDSKGALGSHLDRHDHIGHGLLGEETFARIVNDPRFIDLPMVLETPKGEDLAEDVENLNKLYGLIIAQV; encoded by the coding sequence ATGCGATATTTTGGTGCCCATATGTCCATTGCGGGTGGATTGGATAAAGCTATTGAACGCATTATGCGTGTAAATGGAACCGCCTTGCAGATATTTTCGAAGAATCAGCGCCAGTGGAAATCTAAGCCGTTGGAGCAAAAACAGATTGATGCGTTTATCGGAGCTTGTAAGGATTGGGGTGATTACCCCATTGCCGCACATGATTCGTATTTGATCAACCTTGGCTCGCCAAAAGAAGAGGGCGTAGAAAAATCTGTTGCGGCATTTTCGCATGAGCTTGAACGTGCAGAACAGTTGAATATTCCTTACGTGGTGATGCATCCGGGGGCGCATCTGGGGAGCAATGTCGATGAGGCCTTGGAGCGCGTAGCTAAGAATCTGGACAGGGCGTTTTATGACTCTCGCACAGAGCGAGTGATGGTTTTGTTGGAAAATACAGCAGGACAGGGAACAACGCTTGGGCGATCTTTTGATGAGCTTGCAGTCGTTATTCAGCACTCTAGGAATGCTGACAGACTTGGGGTGTGTGTTGATACATGTCATGCTTATGCTGCCGGTTATGATCTTACTACTGATGAAGGATATGCTGCGACGTTTGCTGAGTTTGAGTCAACAGTTGGGCTGAGTCGTCTTAAATTTATGCATGTTAATGATTCAAAAGGAGCATTGGGAAGCCATCTTGATAGGCATGACCATATTGGGCATGGTTTGTTGGGAGAAGAAACCTTTGCCCGTATAGTTAACGATCCAAGATTTATTGATTTACCTATGGTGCTTGAAACACCAAAAGGTGAAGACCTTGCTGAAGATGTAGAAAACCTGAACAAGCTATATGGTTTGATTATTGCGCAGGTTTAA
- a CDS encoding YgjV family protein, which produces MSVFAISQMLVGVALIFDILSFQFKNRKYILLSIAAACFFMAVHFLLLEQWTATVLMAVSAVRYAVSGYTTERRWMYFFCAIAVLGTIWTYTGLVSILSFGATFVLTIAAFSKTDKRLREITFFGVALWIVHNIVVWSPSAIGLESFFFMSNVVGYYRYYMRPAKTELVLEQE; this is translated from the coding sequence ATGTCTGTATTTGCAATATCACAAATGCTTGTAGGTGTAGCACTGATTTTTGATATTCTTTCTTTCCAGTTTAAGAATAGAAAATATATTTTACTTTCAATTGCTGCTGCATGCTTTTTTATGGCAGTGCATTTTTTGCTGCTGGAACAATGGACAGCAACAGTTCTTATGGCAGTATCTGCTGTGCGATATGCAGTTAGTGGGTATACAACAGAGCGCAGATGGATGTATTTTTTCTGTGCCATAGCTGTGCTGGGTACAATTTGGACATATACAGGCTTGGTTAGTATCTTGAGCTTTGGGGCAACCTTTGTACTCACAATAGCAGCCTTTTCTAAGACAGATAAGCGGTTGCGTGAGATTACATTTTTTGGTGTCGCACTGTGGATTGTGCATAATATAGTTGTCTGGTCGCCGTCTGCTATTGGGCTTGAGAGCTTCTTCTTTATGAGTAATGTTGTTGGTTACTACAGATATTATATGCGTCCTGCCAAGACTGAGTTGGTCTTGGAGCAGGAATAA
- a CDS encoding cytochrome c3 family protein produces the protein MPQSSDRKYRKKLLLVGGVSGVVLSVLLVLASGHMITLTNTDTFCITCHSMKPFRKAWLASAHGGNNPQGVVAQCVDCHLPHGTLVEYVSAKAYTGARDIIMNMIIDPYTYDWSERRKFREEYTYESSCKKCHANLLSPKMGLKAILAHREYLREENKLKCVKCHEHVGHKDMMFYVNQYFNRDS, from the coding sequence ATGCCTCAGAGCAGCGATAGGAAATATAGAAAAAAACTATTGTTGGTAGGGGGTGTATCCGGTGTTGTATTAAGTGTTCTTCTCGTCTTGGCCTCAGGTCATATGATTACGCTGACGAACACTGATACCTTTTGCATAACATGCCATTCTATGAAGCCATTCAGGAAGGCATGGCTTGCCTCGGCACATGGGGGGAATAACCCTCAAGGGGTTGTTGCTCAATGCGTGGATTGTCATCTGCCACATGGCACTCTCGTAGAGTACGTTTCAGCAAAAGCGTATACCGGTGCACGCGATATTATCATGAATATGATCATCGACCCCTATACGTATGACTGGTCTGAGCGGCGAAAGTTCCGTGAGGAGTACACGTACGAATCTTCTTGTAAGAAATGTCATGCCAATTTGTTGTCCCCTAAAATGGGCTTAAAAGCCATTTTAGCGCATCGAGAATATTTACGTGAAGAAAATAAATTGAAGTGCGTTAAGTGCCACGAACATGTGGGACATAAGGACATGATGTTTTACGTGAACCAGTATTTCAACAGGGATTCATAA
- a CDS encoding multiheme c-type cytochrome, which translates to MNIRRTLVILLGMVICCMLGAGSVAAEEKVQQKTPKATSQGDATLGGLHKQILVERGFSEAAKKCIECHSKETPGIVDNWRNGRMAHAQVSCYDCHVVEKTSPMASQCEGVRGTNIYTSPMVSSKTCSRCHPVEVSQFLESSHSTPASEPVMNNPTFDKLMYYYEGLEFTGVDRNTPEGRAPRASGCQMCHGTIIELGADNKPINMTWPAGPGQRYPDGSVGNCSVCHTRHMFSIAEARKPESCGTCHLGPDHPNIEIYEQSKHGQVYGAHGEKWNFNAAPDTWEPGDYDAPTCAVCHLSGIGELSTTHNPETRLKWKLYSKRSEIRKGDRGNGEEGGKRMRKVCKNCHSTLHTNATMETLDASVKLYNIYWDKAVAMKKELADKKLLGDDPWRDGFQRMMYYLWHHEGRRARQGAAMNGPDYAHWHGFFQMFQMFMDMQAIRDWRIKNGKIEDLSNVACPGPD; encoded by the coding sequence ATGAACATACGGAGGACTTTGGTAATCCTACTTGGAATGGTGATCTGTTGCATGCTGGGCGCGGGATCTGTCGCGGCTGAGGAGAAGGTGCAGCAAAAAACACCAAAAGCCACATCGCAAGGGGATGCAACCCTTGGAGGATTGCATAAGCAGATTCTCGTTGAGCGTGGTTTTTCTGAAGCAGCTAAAAAATGTATCGAATGTCACTCAAAAGAAACTCCCGGGATTGTAGATAACTGGAGAAACGGGCGCATGGCGCATGCGCAGGTCTCTTGTTATGACTGTCACGTAGTGGAAAAAACATCACCTATGGCTAGCCAGTGTGAAGGTGTGCGTGGAACAAACATTTATACCAGTCCAATGGTATCTTCAAAGACCTGTTCTCGTTGCCACCCTGTGGAAGTTTCACAGTTCTTAGAAAGCTCCCATTCTACACCGGCATCCGAGCCTGTTATGAATAACCCTACCTTCGATAAGTTGATGTACTACTACGAAGGCCTCGAATTTACTGGTGTCGATCGTAATACCCCTGAAGGTAGAGCTCCGCGTGCATCCGGTTGTCAGATGTGTCACGGCACCATCATTGAGCTAGGTGCAGACAATAAGCCAATCAATATGACATGGCCTGCGGGGCCAGGTCAGCGTTATCCAGACGGCTCAGTTGGTAACTGTTCTGTTTGTCATACCCGTCATATGTTCTCCATTGCGGAAGCTCGTAAGCCTGAATCATGTGGTACATGCCACCTTGGGCCTGACCATCCGAATATTGAAATTTACGAACAGTCTAAACATGGTCAAGTTTATGGTGCCCACGGTGAAAAATGGAACTTTAATGCAGCTCCGGATACATGGGAACCGGGTGATTATGATGCTCCAACCTGTGCAGTATGTCACTTGAGCGGGATAGGAGAATTGAGCACTACCCATAACCCAGAGACTCGCTTGAAGTGGAAGCTCTATAGTAAACGTTCTGAAATTCGTAAAGGCGATCGCGGTAACGGTGAAGAAGGTGGAAAACGCATGCGTAAGGTATGTAAAAACTGTCACTCCACCTTGCATACTAATGCAACAATGGAAACGCTTGATGCTTCTGTGAAACTCTACAATATCTACTGGGATAAAGCGGTAGCTATGAAGAAAGAACTCGCAGACAAAAAACTCCTCGGCGATGATCCTTGGAGAGATGGCTTCCAGCGTATGATGTACTACCTGTGGCATCATGAAGGCCGCCGTGCCCGTCAGGGTGCAGCTATGAATGGTCCTGACTATGCACACTGGCATGGTTTCTTCCAGATGTTCCAGATGTTCATGGACATGCAGGCCATTCGTGACTGGCGTATTAAAAATGGTAAAATCGAAGACCTGAGCAACGTAGCTTGCCCTGGTCCTGATTAG
- the thiS gene encoding sulfur carrier protein ThiS, with protein MQLTVNGQMQECNDDTTLLEYLQGNGVDVKAVVVELNRTVVMADDFGTTVLNDGDVLEILQFVGGG; from the coding sequence ATGCAGCTAACTGTAAATGGTCAGATGCAAGAATGCAATGACGACACAACCCTGCTTGAATATCTGCAGGGCAACGGCGTGGATGTAAAAGCGGTTGTCGTGGAACTGAATCGAACCGTTGTGATGGCTGATGATTTTGGAACTACCGTACTTAATGACGGGGATGTATTGGAAATCCTGCAATTCGTAGGAGGGGGCTAA
- a CDS encoding thiazole synthase, translating to MEANNNDALVIGGVSLTSRLFTGTGKYGSDTIIPDVCASSGSQVITVALRRVDTNAATGNVMQHIPKHMQLLPNTSGARNADEAVRIARLARAAGCGDWIKIEVISDNKYLLPDGYETAKATEILAKEGFVVLPYVNADLYVARDLVNAGAAAVMPLGAPIGSNRGLKTKEMVRILIDEISLPIIVDAGIGAPSQACEAMEMGAAACLVNTAIAASGDPVAMGRAFGEAVRAGRAAYLAQTAVVSTGVADASSPLTGFLGGM from the coding sequence ATGGAAGCGAACAACAACGACGCATTGGTTATCGGCGGAGTCAGCCTGACCAGCAGACTTTTTACCGGAACCGGTAAATATGGCTCAGATACTATCATTCCCGATGTATGTGCATCGTCCGGGTCTCAGGTTATCACTGTTGCGTTACGACGAGTCGACACAAACGCTGCTACTGGTAATGTAATGCAGCACATTCCCAAGCACATGCAGTTGTTGCCAAATACGTCCGGTGCGCGCAATGCCGACGAAGCAGTGCGAATTGCTCGTTTGGCGCGCGCGGCCGGATGTGGTGACTGGATTAAAATCGAAGTCATTTCTGACAACAAGTACTTGTTGCCGGACGGTTATGAAACCGCAAAGGCTACAGAGATTCTTGCAAAAGAAGGGTTTGTTGTTCTGCCGTATGTGAATGCGGATTTGTATGTAGCGCGCGATCTGGTGAATGCCGGAGCGGCGGCGGTGATGCCGCTTGGTGCTCCTATCGGCAGTAACCGCGGGCTTAAGACAAAAGAAATGGTTCGTATTCTGATTGATGAAATTTCTTTACCGATTATTGTTGATGCAGGAATCGGCGCTCCGTCACAGGCGTGTGAAGCTATGGAAATGGGTGCAGCAGCGTGTCTGGTGAACACAGCCATTGCAGCTTCCGGTGATCCTGTGGCAATGGGACGGGCGTTTGGTGAAGCTGTCCGTGCTGGTCGAGCTGCGTACTTGGCGCAGACCGCAGTAGTATCAACCGGCGTAGCCGATGCCTCATCTCCATTGACCGGCTTTTTAGGCGGTATGTAA